TCTGAATGATCCCGAACACCAGCGATATCGCGATGCGTCCAACCGCGCCATGTCTCGGATTCGCGATGATGTCAATCGAATGCGGCAGGCACAGGCGAAAACCGTCAATGTCTCGGATGGATGGCGTCGCTCGACCAATGCAAACTGTCCGCTGACGATCCTGCTGATCGTGGTGTCGCTGCTCGTGGTCTTCAAGTTTGGCCTCAATCCAGACTTTGGCGACATCAATGCGGCGAAACTGCTGTTCTCGACAGACGGCAAATGGACAAGCATCAATCATGGCGAAGTGTGGAGACTGATCACCCCCATCTTTCTCCACTTCGGGCCAATGCATCTGATCTTTAACATGATTTGGACCTATCAACTGGGAACGCAAATCGAACCCAAGATCGGCTCCTTCAAGTTCCTGCTGATGGTGATTGTGATCGCCGCGTTGTCCAATGCGGCGCAGTTTTGGTTTCACCCTCGAAACTTGTTTGGCGGAATGTCAGGCGTTGTCTACGGGCTGTTCGGGTATATCTGGGTCAGGGGAAAGCTGGAACCAGAAAGCGGCCTTTTCCTGCCACAACAGACGATCACCTTCATGCTGCTTTGGCACGTTCTGTGTTCCGTTGGCGTGATTCCCAATGTTGCAAACTGGGCACATGGAGGCGGACTGTTGGCCGGTGTCGCGATTGCCTTCCTCGGCAACATGCTGAAGCCGCTGTGGGCCCGAAGGTAGGTGAGAAAAATTCCCTTGTTCGTGAGCCCACCTGCTTCGATCGAAATGATCGCAGACATTCTTAGAAAAGGCGGCCTGGCGGCGCTGCCAACAGAGACCGTTTACGGTCTTGGTGCGAACGCGCTTGATCCCGTCGCCGTCGCCCGGATCTTTGCGGCGAAGGAACGCCCCTTCTTCGACCCGCTGATTGTCCATCTGGCAGACCTTGACTGGCTTCCCCGCGTTGTCAAAAGCTTCCCCCCCATCGCAAAGACGCTGGCGGAACGGTTCTGGCCGGGACCAATGACCCTGGTTCTACCCAAATCCGAGGTCGTTCCTGATTTGGTCACATCCGGCATGCCCACGGTTGGAATTCGCATTCCCGATCATGAGCTGACACGCCAAGTACTGAGACTCGCGAATGTTCCTGTGGCAGCGCCGAGCGCGAACCTCTTCGGGCGACTCAGTCCGACAACCGCCGAACATGTCCGCGAACAACTGGGCGATCGGATCGATGCACTGCTCGATGGCGGCCCCTGCCGCGTCGGCGTCGAATCGTCGATTCTCCGCGTTGAGGGGGATCGCGTGACACTCCTTCGCCCAGGGGGAATTCCGGTTGAAGAGATCGAAATCGCCGTCGGAGCTCCCGTACATCACGAACTGACAACCGGAGACAAGCCAGCAGCGCCAGGCATGCTCGACAGCCACTACGCCCCGCGCACACCTCTGACCGTCGGCAATCAGATCCCGCCTGCCGCGCCCTGGCCGCGTTCGGGTCTCCTGACATTTGAGGCACCGCACGATTCTCATGGCTACGCGATGGTCGAGGTCCTGTCACCCAAAGGAGATCTGGTGACGGCCGCGGCCCAGTTTTTCCAAGCGCTACATCGTCTCGACGCGGCGGGGCTTGATGGGATCTTTGCCATCGCGTTTCCAGACCGTGGGCTGGGGCGTGCACTGAATGATCGACTGAAGCGGGCTGCGTTTCGTAAAGCCGAAACCCCAAATTGATGGACGAAGAATAACGCGCATAAAAAGAAAAATTGGGAGACCTGGCCGTCAAGATTTTCAGATTCCGGACCTGTTTCTCGATAGCCATCTTGTCCCAACCGGCGTCTGCGCCTATGGTGTGTCAGTTGGGTGTGATCTATTGCGAGTGGAGATCTGGTACGGGCGTAACGAGATGAAGAACGATTTCAAGCCGGGCGATCCGGTTATCTTTCGCGTCACGAAACAAAGTTCCATCCCTGGACCGCGCGCTGTTGACGTGCACCCTGCCCAAAGTGGCGAAACCTATTCGTACGAAGTCGACAAATTCTGGACTGTCCGCGAAGTCCTTGACGATTCGGTCATGCTGATCACTCGTCGCGGCAAGCGCCGGACGATTTCACGAGGCGACTGGCGGCTGCGACATGCCCGCTGGTGGGAACGCTGGTTGTACTCCGAACGGTTCCCCAAACTGTCGCAAGTCGACGATCTGACCCCGACCGCCGCACCCGGCACAGATTGATTTCGGCATCGCTCGCCAGCGCGATCGTCAGCCATTAGAGTCATGTGAACAGGCATCCTGAATCCATCCTGTTTGGAATTGGGAATTCTTGGCCCCCGTGGCGTAATGTCAAAGCCCGGTTGGCGAGGAATGGCACTCATCACAGAGGAAGACTCTCATGAATCTCGCGGAACTCACCTGGCCCGAAGTGGATGCCCTTTCTCGAGACCTGCCAGTGGTGATTCCCGTGGCCGCACTCGAACAACATGGCCATCACTTGCCGGTCTTTACCGACAGCATGCTCTTGGGGGAAGTGGTTCGCCGCGCCAGTGAGGCGACAAAAGAGCGCGCACTTTTCACACCTCTCATGTGGCTGGGAAATTCACACCATCACATGGACTTCCCTGGAACCATGTCGGCGTCTCCGCGGGTCTACCTCGATTTGTTGAATGACCTGATGGAAAATCTGCTGACGCATGGATTCAAGCGGCTGGTGTTGCTGAACGGCCACGGGGGCAATTCGACTCCGGGTAAGCAAGCTGTCTTTGAAGTGCGTCAACGACATCGCGAGCGATTCGACTTGCTGCTGTTGTTTGCCACCTACTGGGAACATGGTCAACCGAACCAGACACGTCCTGATCTTGTCCAACAGCAAATGGGGCATGCCTGCGAATGGGAAACCTCGATGATTCTGAGGCTGGCCCCTCACCTTGTGAAAGACACGAAATCGCTGAAAACAGTGGATGCCGGCTATGACTTTGATCCCGCCTATCGAGGCTGGACCACTAAAGATCGGACCGTGCCCGGCCACATCGGCGAACCCAAATTTGCTTCGGCCGATAAGGGTGAAGCTCTGTTTGCGGCGTTCTCCAGCGGCGTGGTGAAGCTGATCGACGACGTGGGCGCGTGGGACGGAAAAAGCTGGTCCCAATCGAATTGAAACCCCTCTGGTGAGTCATGCCGTATTTTTGGTTTGTGGTGATTTGCCTGATCTGGGGCAGTAGTTTCGTATTGATGAAGCGGGCGACACTGTGCTTGTCGCCGATTGGAGTCGGCGCCGGCCGTGCCATCGGCGGCACTCTCGTGCTGGCGCTGATTTTTCTGTTCATGAAACAGAAAAGGACAATCCGGCGCGAAGACTTCCTGCCGCTTGTTGCGGTCGTGATCCTCGGATTCGTCTGGCCCCACTCCCTGCAGCCAGAGATGGTCGCGCGGCATGGCGGAGCCTTCGTCGGAATGACAGTCGGCTTCACTCCGCTCCTCACGATTCTGGTCTCAATCCCCATCCTGGGACTCTGGCCGACAAAACGGCAAACGATCGGTGTGATTGGTGCACTCGCCTGCATGCTTCTGCTGCTAATGGACCTGGGAAAGCAGTCGATTCCACTGACGGATATTCTTCTGACGTTCAGCGTGCCTTTGACGTATTCCGTTGCGAATGGAATCATTCGCCGATCACTGAAGCACCTTCCCCCATTGGAATTGACCCTCCTTTGCCTGGCGTCCGCGGGTGCGGTCATGCTCCCCCTCTCGCTGGTCGTCGGAAATCATCGCGAAGCCGACCCCAACCAATTCGCACTTGCCCTGGCATCTGTCGCAATCCTTGGTGTTGTCGGAACCGGGATCGCAACCTTCCTGTTCAATCGAATGGTCCAACAACAAGGCCCTCTGTTTGCCGCGATGACGACGAACCTGGTTCCCGTCGGTGCCTTTATGTGGGGCCATTCCGACGGTGAGAGAATCAGCACGATGCAGGTCGCCGCGCTCGTCGGAATTCTCGCGATGGTGACGTTCGTTCAGGTCGGAGCCGCCCGTCCCGCCGCACTCGAATTGAGCTCTGCCGAACAATGACGTCGCAAATGATCGCAAACCCATGACGCACGATTTCGGACGGCATTTGAACGGCTCACAAATACGTCGCACCGTGCCCAGGTTCCATCAGTGACTCACGCGCTCGGTTTCCATGATCGCGCAGGGAAGATATCCTGACGGCGTGCGAGTTCGCTCTAACAGACAATTTCCAACTGGGAATCCAACCGACCATGAATCATTGGACGATCGCGAAAGCCGCCGCCCTGCTGTGTGTGCTTGCCCCCGCTGTCTCAGCCGAAGACTACACGTTACATACGTTCAAAAAGCTTCGCTTGAACGACCAGTTCTGGAGCGAAGGTGCGAATGTCGGCGACTTCAACCGCGATGGCAAAATGGACGTAGTCTGCGGTCCCTACTGGTACGCAGGTCCCGATTTCAAAGAACGTGCCGAAGTCTATCCCGCAAAGGCGACCTTCAAACTGAAAAAGGAAGATGGCACTGAAGTCGTCATCCCCGGCTTTGAAGGTGGATTGGGCGTCAATAACGCGTACTCCGACAATTTTCTCACGTTCACACATGACCTGAACGGCGATGGCTGGACCGATGTTCTGGTGTATGGGTTCCCCGGCGCGGCGGCGAACTGGTACGAAAATCCCAAGAACGAAAAGAAACCCTGGGCGGCACATGTGGTCTTCGACACCGTCGACAATGAATCTCCGACCTGGCTCGACATCACAGGCGATGGCAAGCCCGAGATGGTCAGCGGGGCCACGCGGTCGGTCAATGGCGAGAACAAAGGATTCCTGGGCTACGCCACGGTCGATTGGTCGGCTGCCGACAAGGCTTGGACGTTCCACAAAGTCACGCCGCCCGGAAGTTGGCAGCGTTTTACCCACGGCCTGGGCGCAGGCGACGTCAATGGGGATGGGCGGATCGATCTGCTCGCCCTGGAAGGCTGGTGGGAACAACCGGCATCGATTGCAACCGATTCAGAATGGAAGTTTCACCCCACGTCATTCGGCGGCGGCGGGGCTCAGATGTATGTCTACGACGTGAACGGCGACGGACTGAACGATGTGATTACCAGTCTGAAGGCACACGAATATGGCCTGGCCTGGTTTGAACAACACCGTGAGGACGGCGCGATCAAATTTCGCCAGCATCTGATCATGGGAAGCGAGCCGAAGGAGAATCGGTATGGGCTGAAGTTCTCGCAACTTCATGCACTGGATCTGGTCGACATGGACGGCGACGGCTTGAAGGATATCGTAACCGGAAAGCGATTCTGGGCGCACGGTCCAAAAGGCGATGCCGAACCAGAAGCCCCAGCCGTCGTCTATTGGTTCAAGCTGGTGCGTCAGACGGACAAGTCAATTGATTGGGTCCCTCAGTTCGTCGACGATGATTCAGGCGTCGGAACGCAAGTTCTGGCGACGGATGTGAATGGTGATGGACGTCCCGATATCGTCGTTGGAAACAAGAAGGGTGCTTTTGTTCACATTCACGAAACAAGAACCGTCTCGAAGGCCGAATGGGAAAAATCCCAACCAAGGCCATTCGCCGCAGCGGCAGGCGTCTCACAGAAGTAGATGACAAATCATACGTTACGGTAATTTATCGGCAATGTCTTCCCATGCCGCTCGAACTCACATGAAGATTGACGGCATGGGAGGCCAACGCTACATTTGGCCTGCGTCAGGTATGACATTTGAGACGTGTGCGAGATCTTCCAAGTTTTCCGACAGAAGACTCAACCTCAGCGACTGTCCTGCCGATTAAAACGTTCGCTGGCTCCGTGGCCAAGTGGCTAAGGCAACGGATTGCAAATCCGTCATCGTCGGTTCGACTCCGACCGGAGCCTCTTCAGAAGGCGTTGTGAGTGATTCACTTACAACGCCTTCTGTCGTTTTTATAGAACGATGAAAATCGTCGTCTCTGCCTCAATTCCGACACACCCGTCCCAGCAGACTCTTGGTCCGGTTCGATCGCGGTTCCGTCCCCTTCCACCGGTCGACGTCTTGGCACCAGATCGCCGACACCGTGAGCTCAAGGGGCGCGACAATCTCATCAAGCATAGCGCCCGGATCGTGAGCCCCATTGAGCTCAGGGCCGTGCTCTCGGCAATCCTTCCTCCCTGCAACCCTTGCTTCGCGCCGCTCGTACCGCCAGAATAAAGACATACCGTCAGTAATTGCCTACATGTTCTACGAGGCCCGTCATGCGAGAAATCTTGAGGGGTTGGAAGCGGAAGACCGGCTTGGCGACATTATTGCTGGCGTGCCTATTTTGTGCGGGTTGGATCAGGGGATTTTTTGTCGAAGATGTTTGGCAGCCGCCGACCGGAGTTCAATTGGGCAATTTGCATGAAGACACAATTCAGTATGTCTTCAAATCGTCGGCTCACGGGATGACATGGGAGAAATTCGAAGGGCTTCACGGGACAAAATTCGGTTGGCAACCCGGCTGGGGTACTGATCCAACCATGCCAACCGACGAAATGGAAAACAAGGTCATCGGTGATATTAAGTGGCGATGGCGATGGGGAGGGTTTGATTTTCGCGATTCGCAGAGGAACGACATTCACCATACGCGCAGCAAAATCCCCTACTGGCCGATCGTTCTTCCTCTTACCGCTTTGGCAACCTGGCTCCTGCTGTCAAAACCTGGCGCGCGGATGCCGTCACCTCCCACAAACGCAGGGAGCCACCAACCATAATGACCGACTTTAAGCTGTGGCGTCGCAAGTTCGGTGTGCTGACACTGCTGCTGGCGTGTGTGGCAATGACCGGGTGGGTGAGGAGTTTTATTTTCGCCGATTGGATTGAACGCTCCAGCATTAAAATCGTTTCGCTTGATGGTGGTGTGTGCGGGGAATACACACGCAACCTCCATGAATTCATACGAAAGCTGTCACTTTCCACGGTCTCAGCAGAACATGCACCCGATCAATATCGCTTTTCGACACGATCCGCACATTGGAATCAGAAGGTCCTCGGATTCGGCCTGAAGACCTATGGAGGCGACTCTCGGAATATCGGAGGAATTGTCTACAACTCATCCTTCAGCGTTTATCGAATTCCCTACTGGTCAATCGCCCTACCGCTGACCGCCCTCTCCGCACACCTCCTGCTCTCGCGGCCTCGCACGCGGAAGCCATCAACGCTCACGAACGCAAGAGGCCAATTGCAATGAGTGATTTCAAACCGCTGCGAAGGAAGTTGGGCATTGTGACGCTGATTCTAGCGTGTGCGTTCATGGCGGGGTGGATCAGAAGCCAAACCAATCTGGACTCGCTATTTCGGTTGAATCAGATGGATACGCACGTCCTGATCTCGTTCAACGGGCGCATCTGTTGGGAGAGAATCTGGCCCGTTCGGACGCCTCGGCCATCAAGATGGCTCTACCGACACAACGGGGTAGTCCCCAGCTTTGAGGATCAGTGGGAAGGATGTGACATTCACTGGAGGGTTGCGACATTGGGATTTAACTTTTGTACCTTTTCCAGAGACGAAAATGTACCAGGCGGCTCATCGTGGACTCTCGAATTCGATTCATGGGAGATCCCGTACTGGTCGATCGTTATCCCACTGACCGCCGTATCTGCCTACCTGCTGCTCTTCAAATCGTGTAACGAAGCCGTCGCCAACGACAACACCAGCGTCCGCCCAGGGGTTCCACAACTCGACCGATGACTGAACGTATTGGCTGCCCCCTCAAGCGGACTCCTGGTCGAGTCAGCGAGTTAATGATCTTTGCCAACATTGGTTGCGTCAGCGATGGTGGAACCTTCACTTGTTAGCGGGGGTTGGTTGAGTGATTTCGTTTCGATCACGATCGTATCGCCGACGATGTCTCCCAGACGTTGGCGACAATCGGACAGGGCGATGCTCAAGATTCCGGGTGACCAGCACAGGAGGTTTCCGGCGTCGACGAAGAACACGATTTCGCGAGCGAGTACTGACACGAAACCGCAGGGGCGTAGACTGGTTCGTACGGTCTTCAATCCGCAGATCCATTTGCCGGGCGTGATGCCCCATTGGGCCTGCATTGTAAAGATCAAGATCGTTACGACCGCGATCGAGATGGCCACAACTTTTGCCGCCATTGCCACGACGGGGACGGAAGGGTGTTCCAATCGCACGTTCAGCGCGTCGTAAAACGCAAGCCAGTTGATTCCGCGAGTCAAAAACCAACCGACGCCTGACGCGGATCCAAACACGAGCAGAATATCGAGCAACCGCGCGATCCCCCGCCAAAGAAGTGATCCAAGCCGAACTTCGGAAAGACCAAATCCATAGTCAGGTCTTGTATACCACCACATGAGGATCCAAGTTCCCACGCCGGATACAATTCCCAGCCCCAGCGTGAATGCGATGACGGAAAGCATACTCCACACTGGCCTGAAAGCAGGGACGCCCATACTCGCATACGTCGGTCCAAGGCATTTCGCGGTGGCCGATCCCGCGGTTTCGTGAATCCCCTGCTCATCAATCCGGTAGAAAAAGCATCCGCCCTGGGAAGTGCAAAGTCCCAGATACGACAGGTGCCCGTTCTCAGTCGCAATTGCGGCCGTGGATGTCGTCCCAAATGGAATCGCGATGGAGGAGTGTTCCTCCCAGATCCCGTTCACCAAGCGATAGAGGTGGCCAATCGGCGTTGAAGAATGAACACCATCAATGATAAATGCCGCAGGTTGGCCGCCGATCATGAGGGCGTGTGTCGCCGCGCCAAAGGGAAATGGCATCGCGGGAGTGCTTCGAACCCTAGTCCAGCCCTCGGAGAACGGGTCACGATTGGCGACGGCGAGTGCGGAAGCCACATCGTCTTCGTTTCCGCCCATCGACTTGCTTTCCGCCAAAAGGCTCTCAATCGACGACGGCACCACGTCGATTCCCACGCGATGGAATAACATCCCTTCCCAATGCCAGAACAAATGATGCTGGCCATGACATTCGATGACGTCAGGATGACTGCCAGTCATCATATTTGGAGCCCCTTGGCTCCTGGACAAATCGCCGATCTGTTCCGAGCCATCGACAGTGCCCTGCGTCCTCCATTTCCCATTTTCGTAGGTCTCGACAACGATTCCCCAAACAGCGGTCGTCACGAGGGATGGTTTTCCGTTGAGCATAAACCCATGGATTCCCATGTCCATGTTGGGATGCTTTGCCAGATTGGATGGCTGCAGTTGTCCATCAATGAGTTCGTAAAACGAGTTGGCCGCTGAATAGAACCAACGCCGATCTCCACAGGCCCAGGTTCGATAGTGATTCAATCCACCGGGAAATTTCAGAGTGGCTGGTAGGAACTCGAATTCGCCAGTCTCTGGATCGACTTTCGTGATTTTCTGCTCAAATTTCCCCGCAGAATTCTGTTGAATATGATGCATGTGGATCAGGCGGCCGTCCAAGATGCTCAAGTTTTGCAGAATGTGAAAGTAGTACGTTTCTCGAAGTCCGGGCAGGAACGGAGTCATTGATTGTCGCGTCGAATAGGAATTCCAGACAAACGCAAACGATAATGCGATTTGTGGAAACGATAAAACGATCGCAAGAACGATGACGCCAAACAAATATCCCGGCTTACGGCTGGACATACTGAACCTCTGACGAATCAAATCCGCGATCTGGACGAGGCCGACAAGTCATTATGTCTTAATGGCGAGTCAACATCAACGTAAGGGCCAAAATCGCGGTCTCGCGCCAAGCGGATCGGGCGTGCGATCAACGGGTCATTTTCGTCGACGCAAACGAGCGACCA
This genomic interval from Schlesneria paludicola DSM 18645 contains the following:
- a CDS encoding FG-GAP repeat domain-containing protein; amino-acid sequence: MNHWTIAKAAALLCVLAPAVSAEDYTLHTFKKLRLNDQFWSEGANVGDFNRDGKMDVVCGPYWYAGPDFKERAEVYPAKATFKLKKEDGTEVVIPGFEGGLGVNNAYSDNFLTFTHDLNGDGWTDVLVYGFPGAAANWYENPKNEKKPWAAHVVFDTVDNESPTWLDITGDGKPEMVSGATRSVNGENKGFLGYATVDWSAADKAWTFHKVTPPGSWQRFTHGLGAGDVNGDGRIDLLALEGWWEQPASIATDSEWKFHPTSFGGGGAQMYVYDVNGDGLNDVITSLKAHEYGLAWFEQHREDGAIKFRQHLIMGSEPKENRYGLKFSQLHALDLVDMDGDGLKDIVTGKRFWAHGPKGDAEPEAPAVVYWFKLVRQTDKSIDWVPQFVDDDSGVGTQVLATDVNGDGRPDIVVGNKKGAFVHIHETRTVSKAEWEKSQPRPFAAAAGVSQK
- a CDS encoding L-threonylcarbamoyladenylate synthase, with amino-acid sequence MSPPASIEMIADILRKGGLAALPTETVYGLGANALDPVAVARIFAAKERPFFDPLIVHLADLDWLPRVVKSFPPIAKTLAERFWPGPMTLVLPKSEVVPDLVTSGMPTVGIRIPDHELTRQVLRLANVPVAAPSANLFGRLSPTTAEHVREQLGDRIDALLDGGPCRVGVESSILRVEGDRVTLLRPGGIPVEEIEIAVGAPVHHELTTGDKPAAPGMLDSHYAPRTPLTVGNQIPPAAPWPRSGLLTFEAPHDSHGYAMVEVLSPKGDLVTAAAQFFQALHRLDAAGLDGIFAIAFPDRGLGRALNDRLKRAAFRKAETPN
- a CDS encoding DMT family transporter; the protein is MPYFWFVVICLIWGSSFVLMKRATLCLSPIGVGAGRAIGGTLVLALIFLFMKQKRTIRREDFLPLVAVVILGFVWPHSLQPEMVARHGGAFVGMTVGFTPLLTILVSIPILGLWPTKRQTIGVIGALACMLLLLMDLGKQSIPLTDILLTFSVPLTYSVANGIIRRSLKHLPPLELTLLCLASAGAVMLPLSLVVGNHREADPNQFALALASVAILGVVGTGIATFLFNRMVQQQGPLFAAMTTNLVPVGAFMWGHSDGERISTMQVAALVGILAMVTFVQVGAARPAALELSSAEQ
- a CDS encoding RDD family protein: MSSRKPGYLFGVIVLAIVLSFPQIALSFAFVWNSYSTRQSMTPFLPGLRETYYFHILQNLSILDGRLIHMHHIQQNSAGKFEQKITKVDPETGEFEFLPATLKFPGGLNHYRTWACGDRRWFYSAANSFYELIDGQLQPSNLAKHPNMDMGIHGFMLNGKPSLVTTAVWGIVVETYENGKWRTQGTVDGSEQIGDLSRSQGAPNMMTGSHPDVIECHGQHHLFWHWEGMLFHRVGIDVVPSSIESLLAESKSMGGNEDDVASALAVANRDPFSEGWTRVRSTPAMPFPFGAATHALMIGGQPAAFIIDGVHSSTPIGHLYRLVNGIWEEHSSIAIPFGTTSTAAIATENGHLSYLGLCTSQGGCFFYRIDEQGIHETAGSATAKCLGPTYASMGVPAFRPVWSMLSVIAFTLGLGIVSGVGTWILMWWYTRPDYGFGLSEVRLGSLLWRGIARLLDILLVFGSASGVGWFLTRGINWLAFYDALNVRLEHPSVPVVAMAAKVVAISIAVVTILIFTMQAQWGITPGKWICGLKTVRTSLRPCGFVSVLAREIVFFVDAGNLLCWSPGILSIALSDCRQRLGDIVGDTIVIETKSLNQPPLTSEGSTIADATNVGKDH
- a CDS encoding rhomboid family intramembrane serine protease is translated as MRQIGSISDLNAVNRFADHLRGEGIACSIDEGTGGYRIWVHHDDHVEAAKQEFLAYLNDPEHQRYRDASNRAMSRIRDDVNRMRQAQAKTVNVSDGWRRSTNANCPLTILLIVVSLLVVFKFGLNPDFGDINAAKLLFSTDGKWTSINHGEVWRLITPIFLHFGPMHLIFNMIWTYQLGTQIEPKIGSFKFLLMVIVIAALSNAAQFWFHPRNLFGGMSGVVYGLFGYIWVRGKLEPESGLFLPQQTITFMLLWHVLCSVGVIPNVANWAHGGGLLAGVAIAFLGNMLKPLWARR
- a CDS encoding creatininase family protein — protein: MNLAELTWPEVDALSRDLPVVIPVAALEQHGHHLPVFTDSMLLGEVVRRASEATKERALFTPLMWLGNSHHHMDFPGTMSASPRVYLDLLNDLMENLLTHGFKRLVLLNGHGGNSTPGKQAVFEVRQRHRERFDLLLLFATYWEHGQPNQTRPDLVQQQMGHACEWETSMILRLAPHLVKDTKSLKTVDAGYDFDPAYRGWTTKDRTVPGHIGEPKFASADKGEALFAAFSSGVVKLIDDVGAWDGKSWSQSN